Genomic DNA from Magnolia sinica isolate HGM2019 chromosome 4, MsV1, whole genome shotgun sequence:
gacgcggcgtcagaaccacggcgacggtgcggtcgcaaggatacaagtcttgggtcaagccaACTCAGATTGATAGGATGCGACtcaaggtcgcgtgcaaatgtcgattacagatcgaggatcgccggaattcgaccgggaggatcgcggaagcctaaggaacggtacgggctatgatacaggtcttacataaaTGGCTTGAAAATATACAAATAAGATGCAATTGGGTTGCTGATGTAGAATGATGCAAATCCAGCTGTGGCTGAGTTCTAATATAAAATCAAagttatataaaagaaaatcaccAAGCTAAATGTGATGCACATGCAAACAACGTGAGACCCAAGAGATGACGGGTATGATCTGAGGCCAAATCATAGTGATGAGCCTTTTGACTAAACAAAATGCTTAGAAAATAGGGCCCAAGGAAGATAAAGATCTTCCAACTAGCATAGGAATAATCCAGGCTCAATAAGTGAAATTTTGAGATCCATGCATGAGTTGGGTCTGATAATAATGGAAAAGGATTGAGGTGGCCCTTAGGATCAGGtaaaaaaataattcaagagaGGACAATGAAAGATAAAATTTTATCTTTTTAGATTTAAAGATTCAAAGGAATCCACCACCTACAAACCATCAAGCATGAAGTGAAAGACGAAGGATCTTAGGGACGAAGGATAGAGTGGCttcacaccctctaagcttctatccAAAGATCTAGCATTCACAACGATGAAGGAAGATAAAAGGAAGAAAGGATCTCTACGAGGCCTCTTCAAAGTGAAAACCAaatctatacattgatcttcttatttcttctaaTAGAATTATTCTATGATTTCTTCTTTTACACCTTATTTTATGATTAAAATTTCAGGTTTCAAAGTTTAAAGATCCtcgtgatgcatgtgatgcaaTTGTTGCTGAATCATATCGTCTTTAGCTGCAGAACAAGACTAGCTCATACAGACGACATTACAATCATAGTCGTGCATATTAATGGGCTAACAGATGTACGCAGCTTTTCTTCCATGATCCATTTTGCGAGTCTCATTGTTCCTATTTGGCTAGTCATGCGTTTTATTTTAAGTAACTATTTTCAATTCCATGCTAGACAAATGTTGTTCAAACAAGCAAAATGTTGGCATAAGACCATTGCATCAAGTTATAGAGGTGTCGGGATCTGAATCTCCATCCACCATAAGTTGGAATTCTAGGAACCTATGTGCAAGACATGATTTGTCACGAGCATGTCTCAGAGCCATTGATTTTTTCAACCTGTTGACTTTTTTCATTTGTCTTCAATTGATGCTTCTGTTTTGGTAGTAATTTCAGCAATCTAACAAGTATATTCATTTTCTGATTCATCTTCTTTTAGTCATTTTAAGGAACCTGTTTGGATGTCACAGATACTTAGACCCAGTTGTCTTTGGTGACCCATCGTCGGTGAAAAAACTGGTCGGAAATCGGTTAACTGTTTTTACAGAACAAGAATCCAATGATATTAAGGGCTCTTCCGACTTCATTGGAATGAATCATTATATAACAATGTATGTGATGGATAATTCCACTGCAGTTCCTGCCCCACCAATGGACGGTCCCACCCAAGATGAGCCCGACAGCCCAGAAGTTCAAGATACCTTTGCTATTACCACAAGTAATTTTCTTTCACATTTTCCATCATGTTTATGTTAACTAAGCTAATCCGCTATGTTCATTAATGCAAATGTTCATCTTGATGTGCAGGTGAGAAAGATGGTGTTGTCATTGGACCGAGCGTACGTATGAGTTTTCAGAATAAAAATCAAGTGACTCATTCTTAAATGGTATTAAACATTGATGCTTGTGCAGGAAGGAGGAGTAAGCTACTGGAGATCTTATCCATTTGGAATTAAGCTTCTATTGGATTATATCAAAGTTAAATATGAAAATCCACCCGTTTCTATTACTGAGATAGGTAAATAAGATTTAccaattatgattttttttttttagtgttacTGCCATTCATTTTATGTATTTGGATTTGTTACATAGAGTTCTCCATATGATAGTTCATTTATCTATCTTTCTATGTGATGCCTCAATAAGGGAGAAGATAGACATGCAAGGGATTGTTTGGCTCCTTGGAATCTTAAAAGGTGGAGTGAATCTGTTTCCAAGCGAATCTGTTTCTGTGGAAACCGATTTCTTGTGAAAGAGATTGCCTATGCTGCTTGGGTACTGGGAAAGCCATCCTCAGGACTTCAAAAATAGTGGTTGAGTACTGGAAACCGGATTATTAGAGAGGAATCAAATCCCCAATGATTTGCTCCACAACTTTTTCTTATGAATCCGTAAAATGGATCAAAACGGCTCCCCTCAATAATCCATTTCAACAATTTTGCAGCACTGAAATGGAAATGAAGGTCCTTACTAATGGATTCTGTTTCCATCAGGGTTACTTTGTTAGGAGCCAAACCCAGTTATAGGAGACACGTCTGCCAAATAGCCAATTTTGATGCAAGATTTGAGGTGATTTTGGTTTATCtatgagaaaattttgaaatttatacAGAGTAGTCCCAATTAGCCAATGACCCAATTCCCAGCTGCCCAATTTCTGTATGACATCCAAACAGGCcagacctaaaattatctcatTTACTAATTGAGATACCTTGCTTATAATCTAGAAATTCAAACAAATTCAACACACCGTAGAGAAAGGAAAATGTGGATCTTCGATCCATTGAATTAGCATATTAGATCACAAAATCCCATTTTATGAGAGCATGAATATTAGACTACCCATTTTAAGCTTACATCAGTCCCAAATGATGTATTTTCACCATCAAAGTCTGATTTTATGAGTGCGTGAATATTAGACGACCCATTTTAAGCTTACGTCGATACATGGCAGATGTGGGTCTGTCATGATGTATTTTCACCATCAAACATGTCCATCAGATATGTCGCCTTTGAAAATATAACACCCAAAActcagcccaatccaaaactaGTGTGGGCCACAACAACGGCAACGAGCTGTGACGGAAACACCAAACCCGAATCTTGGCAGGGTCTGAACGGCCTTGCTTATATGTAAATAACAACGTGGGTGGGCATTCCCCCTCAGTATGTTCCCTGTTCTGGGCCATCTGAATTTtcaatcagtctgatttttgatttttaagctctagAGGTTTTCTGAGGCTACCCATCTTACGGATGGATTGGATTCTATGAACACATCACCGGACACCACATCTGCCTGGTACCACGGTAAGCTTCTGGTGGCACCATTACAACTGGAGCATGCCCCTTTTATAATAAGATGCAATATCATGCAATGGACAGCCAAAAATAACGCTGGATATAAACAAGAAATGATTTTCCTCTTGATTGTGGAAACCTTAGTTTCTATTACATTATAGTTAAAGCCGATTTAAGCTTCATTAATTTTGAAGAAATATGATGATAGTAATTGGGATATTTCCAAGTTATGTAACTCTAGATGATGGCCAGCCATTGGAAGACATCCTTCATGACACGGACAGGATCTGATTCATCAAAGATACACTAAATTACACACTTCAAGCAATAAGGtaattatcattaaataaaaCCATTCCCATGGAAATTATGAAACTACATCTGAAATGGCCAAATGCTGTTCAATAGACCATTTATCAACCTCATCGACATCCATCTGTCTGTTCATCGGTCTTTCATGTACCATCAATGCCCCCATACAACACAAAATATTCttactaacatttttttttttggtgattcaTTGAAGGAGCAGACATTCGAGGCTATCTTTTGTGCTCTTACATTGACAACTTCGAGTGGGACAGTGGTTATTCGTTTCGCCTTGGCCTTTACCATGTGAATTACACTAATAATGATCTGCAACGGTTCCCAAAAGCATCTGCAACTTGGTTTAGAGAAGCAATGAATACAGATTTGATGAGTGTGGCCCGGAAATCAGCGTATTGAAGTAGGTCATCTTCTTCAACAacattcatctgatgggccatTTTTGATACAGAAGCACTTGTATGTATCGCTCTAATACAACTTTAGTGTAATGTTGATTGATTATGATGATATAATGAGAATGTCTCTGTAGAGAGCATGGATATAAGATCACTTGAATAGGCAAATGACAATGACATGCAAGCATTGCTAGATAGCCCATATCTAGCACCTTCAATGTACACTTGGCAATCATCTCAGCtgatcagaaccgttgatctGGTAGCCAATGTGTATAGGCCAAAACCCAAAATCCCACAGACAAGATTGTCCTAAATTCTATATTAAACTAGCAAGCTTGggaaatttttctttctttttatgtttccaTTTGTTCAGAAACTCAATTGCTCCTTGTTTTTTCACTTTAAGTGTATCATAATGTATGATTAATGGTTCCATAAGGCTGGAACTTTTTTAAATATGTCTGTATGCCAATGTCATCTCTTCCCTTTTTTCCAGTCTTCTGATCCATTAGGGTTGGATTCTTATATTTAGTTAGTCATGTGCAGGTTGTTTGCAATCTAGATTGTCCAACTCAGCAGCAAACTTCCTAAAGGTCATTCCgtctgttttctttttttaaaacctctttacttgttttcctgtttttctCTGTTGTAATGTATGCTTGTCTTACTGAAGAAACTGGATTCAGGAATATAGCCATTTCAAGCTTATTGCTGCATTCTTGATGTTTCAATATGATAAAGAATGTGACCACTGCTGCTCATTATTACAATTTAGTTACTTTGAAGGTAGCCTTGAAAGGAACGTAACTACAATGTGCCGCTGCTTCTCATTATTACAATTTGGTCACTCCTTCAGTACTAATTACTGCAATTCAGTTCATCTGTGCATTCAAACTCAGCCTTATAAATTTCTCAATTCATTTCATAAGCGAGAAGGAAGTAATAAAAATGAACTGAAATCAGAGACCCAAATGATATTTACCATAAATTCCAAAACTAGAGATccaattatttatttatcataaattCCATGTTGTGTGTAATATCAAACTGCAGGTTTTTGCCCACAAAAGATAACCTAAGGAGAAAGGAAGTTGACAGAGAAGTGCGAGCTATTATGAGGTGAATGATTGAGAAGATGGCTATGAAAATGGGAGAAGCCCATAACAATGATTTGTTGGGCTTTCTAATGGAATctaatttcaaagaatcctaaGATCAAGGGAACTCCAAGAGCATGACTATTGAAGATGTGATAGATGAGTGTAGACTATTCTACTTGGCAGGGCAGGAGACCACATcaccttttcttctctttctttgtttttttttttttacttgttgaTGAGAAAGATttgctctatggctacggattattgGAAGCCATAACCTCTCTGGATACGGATTGTTGGAAGCCAAAAGCTCTATTGCTACAGTTTTAATCTGTAGTGAAAGTTATGGCTGCGATATCAATCGCTATGGTCGTATTGTGAACTATAATTGTGCCATATATCTTTTGCTgtggattttatccgtagcttttgaccGTTTTCTGGTAGTGCATCAAAAACCTATGATTTAGGGGCGTCCCGCAAAAGTGTCAGTAAAGGTTGCTGGCTGCCGGTAAAATCTTTACCAACGTCACTTTTACCGGCACTTACCTGACCGCTGGTAAAGCCTGTACCGGTGGTTTCTGGGCCTTTACTGGTTGTTTTAACTGCCgttaaaggccagttttcttgtagtgtagtttGTGTATATCTTTAGTTTGCCTTTGTAGTCCACAATCACTTTTCATCTAGCACAATTTCACTTGTTCAATAGCTCTCCGTATTCTTTCAACTTATCTACCTCATTCCTTGTTACTCATTGCTATTGGATTATATGGAGACATCCGTAGTTTCCACCTATTGTTATGCTAGTGACATTGCTTACTGTTTGGCAGTTATTTCAGGAGTGCTACTGTTGGCTTTAGAGTAATGTGCGCTTGGATCAAACCATAGTTCAAGAATCTAGTTACTTCACAGTTAATTGGTGGCCTCGGTATTTTGAAAATATAGCAAAATTTCCCGTGAATTTTCATAGCTCAAACTTACCGCTGTGAGAATTGAGGGTTTTGATTGCCTCGACAGGGATATGCGATAGTGTTTCATGGCATTTTTTCTCATATCCAGTTACACATGGGGTTGATCTTAGCATGTGTTGTTAGATCTTTTACCAGCATCTATTCATTggtttcttttattgttgaatcATTGAAGGCTATTATCGAATCTATAATTTTTGGATGAGTTGATATATTGGGGCATGCACTAGCAATGGTAAGAGACACTatttatatttcttttcttttttatttttatttttaaaaaaataggtaGTGGCTATGGATATTGCCTGTAGCTCTAGATTGGGAAACCATCCAATTACTTACTTCGCTCTATAGCAACGGATGGAGtccaacttttagctacaaatattatccaTAGCTATAAGTACATTTCGCTACGGTAACTATTGCTTTCAAACCTAAGGCTATGGTATCAATGGCTACGGTCTTACTACgggttataaccgtagccatttgTATTTAGTTACGGTACCAGTAGACAAGGCATGTTGGTGCATATTATTGCAATGGAGTTAAGAATCAAATCGATATCAATCCTTATGGACCAAAAGACAATTCTTGTGAATAGATAAAAATAATATTGACCGACATTATCTATAATCTCAGCAATGCATGCTAGGAACATTATATGAAACATTGCCTGAAAATTGCACTAGTCAGTTGATCATGATGCCTAATTTGATGGTTAAAAGAGAATGGTCAATGGCAGTATGCCATTTGGACTGCATGGATGTTCATGGGTATGGTGGCTAGGTCACCATGATTTAACATGTGGCAAATGCAAACAAGATTTTTTCCCCCCCTGAGATTATGGTCATACAAGTTTATGGAAATCTATTGCCAAAATCAAACCTTAAGCTGCTAAAAGTTCATACTGATATATTAAAAATTCCCAATGGTCAATTCCGGTCGATCGTCCATCAATGATTATTTTAAATGTTACATCTATAAGAATTACGTTGAGCATGCACAAAACTGATAGTGTTCTCTTCTTATGCTTTTATCTTATGCATGGATGTCGGGTTGTCCATTTAAAAAATATTGCTTTGTGCAGTTCATGAAAGACTTCTCTAGAATAGTGAAGACTTTGTGTGGCCTGTTGACTCTACCTTCCATGGGCAATTCATCATTGATGTAgaattcctagacctaaagatctATCCACTCAATGTAATTGCCCTTGCCCATCTTATAGATTTCAGGAATGCTACTATGAGTCTGTGACGTGtgcatcatggagttccatgaAGTGACTAGTGAAACATCTGTACTGTGCATGTGCTTGTGTATGGTGATCAACCTCTGATTTGGTGGGCCGCCACATGGATAGGCCATAACTGGAAAGCATGACAATCAGAAGATGGTGGACATCTTATCAGTGGCCTAAAAAAAGAATGTTTAATAGAAAAATTGAGCaattgtccacattcaatgggcaAAACTAACAACATAGAGTGCCTGCCTTGGAGAGGAACGATATGCAAGGGTCTAGGGCATCTCCAAGGATCCCTAGACCGCAAGGATTCTCTGTTTTCATCGGCAACCTGTCGTTCAATTGCTCCTGGGAAGACGTCTGCAACATCTTTGGGAGATAGGGAGGGTCCACGATGTCTCTATTCTGACTTTCCCAGGATCCCTGAAACTGAGGGGCTATACCTTCGTGAGATTCCTATACGAAGACAAAGCCTGAGCTACCATTGGAGTGCTGGACGGTAAACGAATCGATGGGAGAGTAGTCTCCGTTCAAGCAGCTATTTCCAAACATAACAGGCAGAGGAATCTCAATCATCCCCATCAACCCACCTTGTTTTAGGCCCCCCGAAACCCAAAGTCCTTCAGCGAAGTCCTCAAGAGGAACACCCCTCTCTCTGATCCGAAATCGGTTAGTGGTGAGTCATTCACTGTGATAGCAGACGAAGCTGCAGTCGCCCACATGAGACGACGCTTGGAGAAATCTCTGGTGGGTTTCTCTACCCACCCCAACACTCCCATTACCTAGATCCTCCGGTCCCTGAGGGACTCCAGACTTGTAGCTTCAGTAGTGGATGTGGTCAGGTTAACTCCCAAGGCCTTTCTTCTCCAGTTCAAATCTTTAGAGGAACTTATAGACTTCTCCACAAATTCGGCCCGTCATTCTATGATGGGCCTAGAGTGGTTCGAACCCTAGGATCCCAGATCTGTCATGGCACGGCGGAACTTGGATTAGGTTGAATAGCATCCCTGCCCATGCCTGGTTCGAATCAGTGATCGTGGGTATCAGACCGAGCTGTCTATTGTTAGGGAGGACCTCCACCGAGCTGTCAAATTCCTCTTCCAAGGAGGTATGATCCCAAGAGCATTCTCAGCATCTCTCCTTTGTTTAATCCCAAAATGTATAGCGCCCAAATCCTTTTCTGATTTTTGTCCAATCAGTCTATGTAACTGTGTATACAAGATTTTTTCTAAAGTAATCACAGCTAGGTTGAACTCCATCCTTTTTAAGCTAATTTTCGGCGAGCAAATGGCATTTGTCCAAGGGCGTTCTTAATGGATAGCATCGCCTTGGCTCAAGAGCTTCTCTATGACATtgactatcacgccccaaactcggaaatcaggctcacaaaatttctgatcgccgaatccggtgccgacagcctccgtagtacctcattctcggttcccaacgtgcatatgctagattccgatcctgggatcccacaaggaggatttttcaacgtacatttgtctcgtaataagcataaccacaagtttacccaaatcacaaaggcaacatcaaaatcacatatctattaatataaacatttgaatacaatgttgaaaggaaaatacatatgttaaaatcaaaactctagaagtcaattacatgctccatgctcaacgccgtTGCaaactaacgccacctgcacgcatctatcatccataagcttatagaaagcttagagggtagtgttagtgtgtgcacaaggtaagtgctaagtaaacaatataagagaaatcagagtaagcgaaaatactgacaagctcataattcatacaatattagaaatactgataagttcataaatcatacaatatcagagtaatgtgaaaatatactgaaagacccataaataccatcagccctatccaggctatgcgatgcaaaaatataataaaaacaatgttatatactaatgaagcaatgtagatcaactatataATGTGGATACAgcaagctaaatatcagatgccgatgatgcaatgcaatatgcaaatcctgatgagtctacgaataccgtcagtcgtatctaggccatataaatgcataaacatagtaaccccaaataccatatgctacggatgtaatgcgatatgcggtacgaatgaccatgctggagtgtgaagtcgggatgatagtacgtagtaacgcaggctatagggtctatcacaagagacttctatcaaaaccagtcccatacctaaatttggatagttagactcaatgtggtaaacccctgatctcaggttagtcgcgcaccccaaccgaaatcctagccattgcggaggtacacgtaacaaatatttgcacaccaccagcccgagtggatagtgaatgaatgagtgaatgagtatgcaactcctactcaataagtccacatatcagtactgttcatctctgggatcatcaccggggtctactacactctacgccagcttgccgctcctatccgagcgcacaactgggtaagtggaagagacatcaatatccgcctaccaatatcgggcccggttcgtcgatagcggacccattcctcaagctggtcaaactcaacctagatattgccccctcactcaggcgggtaaggtcacaccccctcccaaccgaccatgatacagtgggagacgcgacctactggtatatggccctcatgcgctcatatatatccactcggtctcgacattggggcgtcctctggtaccaagagggtttagagattttcacccagggccatctatggcagccctatgctagaacaaatttccgGTGTCCtgtctgaccatccacgatatgcctgtggagtctACAGctctgatgtcactaaggcacacaatgaaagatgcatgagtcataaaatCCAGTCATgaatcaatcctgtgcataccgtacgctcatgtgagataacctctgcctatcagggagtctcataacaatctgcccaatgacatatgcaatggccaaccatatctcataacaaacatgcagatgatgcgtatgggcatgtatcatgatgctatgcagtcacatactcataatcggtatcaataaccggcatcgacaatcgaccacgacaatgaagacatttaaccaacattgccctcatggcatggccctcatagagcctaacatacaatgGACCCATGACCCTACACGAGGGCTaattatacaacaccatgggcctcactcaagaacttaatacacatcacgatgggcctcactcatgggccacatatacatcaagtgggccacacatcataggcttaatacatatcacaatgggccttacccttaagccacgaatacatcacaatgggccttgcccatgggcctcagattcagcaggtgggccccatcatatgggccttaaatacaaggtagatgggccctatcacatgggcctcaaaatacaaggcaagtgggccctttcacatgggccaaaatacaaataggtgggcctgcacatgggccaataatacatcatgatgggcctcatggataggccgcaccaatgggcttcaagtgggcttggattacaccaaaattcattttaatagttgtaggtgtatcatgtgtatcactatacactattataggggtacatgtttcactaatgtgatcagcagcactgtccaaacattttccaagtAAGTCAGCACCACCTAAACATTGCCTATATAAATCAAcacggtccaaacattgtctagcactatCTGAACGATGTGgctattaaataaataaatcaaagtggaccacacgtctATCGAAATGGATAGACGATGTGAATATAGCACACGCATCATGGAaggccacatacatcaagattggctccaatcagcaccatccaaatggacagtATGAATATAGACACGTACATCTCAATACGCCCCATACCACAGAAGgtagatggatggcattgatgaaacacatatatcacggtggggtacATGGCCAAACGGCTTGGATGaacacatacctcacggtggTTCCCACAAAACTGGACGAATGGTGTGGGTATACAGCACCTATATTTGGTGGtccccacggaacttgctaacgtcaactACAACAACGATATAGCCGGTGGGGCCCTCCGATCTatagtttagatgtaacacataactcatgtgggtaactcctatcaatgagtcccatgaatagtctacccaatggcatatgctatgatcagtcactactcatatcaagcatacaaatgatgtgtatgggcatgaatcatggagttacacaaagtaaggtgatgaactatcctcacaacgaagatgggcttaggtggcctACAcctaacaagtatgggcctatcaatgggccctaggaagagttataatgcggacatttaaccaacattattcttacaatgtggacgtcgaaccatcattgctcctaaggtatagcccgccataaaagtcaacacataaaccagggtggaatcacattcaatgggccttatgtacatcccattgggcctcgacccatggacctccaatacatcaaatgggcctcacaacatgggcctcatgtatatcaaggtgggcctcaatggatgggccataactacatcaagatgggtgtcctcaaatgggccttataaatatcaaggtgggcctcaacaacgggccacaaatacatcaaggtgggcctaatcacatgggcctcatgtatatatcaaggtaggcctcaacaacgggcctcatacacatcaaggtgggcctaatcacatgggcctcatgtatatatcaaatgggccacaccaatgagcctcaccaaccacaccattcacctaTATGCTTAAGAACAATTTAGagcataaagaaaataaattatgTTGAAGGTTATCTGGACCACATTCTCAATATAAGtggcgataatgatttccaccattaaaaattctcaaggcccactgtatcatttattttctatctaatctggctataaggtcacacagacctggattaagaggaaagaaatttcctaatgatccaaaacttatgtgaaacaaaaggtttcaatggcagacactcactCCCCACTCCTTtttgctatgtgggccacttgatcctagatctgtctcaagCCTATAAGATAAGCTagctaaatggttggacggtttggatgcaacacatgcatcatggtgggtcccaccgtccaggtgtggacggtgtagataaaacacataaatcatactgggttccaccgtccactgctgtggacggtgcgaataaacacatacatcattgtggttccacgtggggcccaccataatgtttatatgtcgtccaatctgttgataaggtcacgctgacttggatgaaaggaaaaacaaatttcataactgatccaaaacttctgtgatacccaaaaaggtttcaatggccgccattcaatcaccattatttcctatgatgtgggccacctgagctctagatagggccgatttttggagggggtccacttcaagaaggggcccacccaatgaacggtgtgaataaataacacacatcatggtggggcccacggctggaccgtgGGTCCTCTGTCCGCCCACATACACGtagtaggcgctgcctgcgcgcctcTGGAAGCAGCAACGTatgcttcatatatatatatatatatatatatatatatatatatatatatatatatatatatatatatatatatatatatatatatatattgaaatatgtTTTTTTTACAGTTTTTTATGCGCGGGGGCCACATctggtgaatccactccagccattgcactCTATGACTCAAGACAgatcaaacgagtccaatattcgaCGTGTTTCGGCATGTAGAAAAAtttaaggtgaatttaaatggtaaaaatcactattttcaaaggtatggcccaccagttagtcagatcagcttcatttttcggcttaacgcctaaaatgagttgggaaataggattgacggaatggatttgatccttgcatcaaggtggggcctgcatgaacaacccttcccaaaagcttttaaccaaagctaatatttgtgtttccaagCTCACGTCCAAACGCTGGACTCTTTTTGGGCGTGCAAataaatcattaaggtgggccctgcttaggtgggccaccacatggctgggtggtgtggaacatatacatatataaagtgagccccacctacaaatggcttggatcaaatacatgcttcatggtggggtccatctggatgggccacacaactacatcatcacacaccataaaagaaagagagagagagagagagagagagacacccgtgtgatggagggaccccgacactatgggccctcccttacattcaatcatacatcaagtgggtcccacacatgggcccaccaaatcaaggatcaacggtggagattccttctccaccaaaacgaaaggtctagatgacctcatccatgcaaagaaaataaacatcatgatgtggtccatggagaa
This window encodes:
- the LOC131244126 gene encoding putative beta-glucosidase 41 gives rise to the protein MLEWFRSSDERRGRRRGEEARMFSFGRESFGEKIELGYLDPVVFGDPSSVKKLVGNRLTVFTEQESNDIKGSSDFIGMNHYITMYVMDNSTAVPAPPMDGPTQDEPDSPEVQDTFAITTSEKDGVVIGPSEGGVSYWRSYPFGIKLLLDYIKVKYENPPVSITEIGADIRGYLLCSYIDNFEWDSGYSFRLGLYHVNYTNNDLQRFPKASATWFREAMNTDLMSVARKSAY